From Borrelia parkeri, one genomic window encodes:
- a CDS encoding complement regulator-acquiring protein produces the protein MRKNLFIFTLLVVGLVSCDLNSKLLGNKERNKDLSKEVVNSVQGDEAYKEVNINGLEKVVDDIQGDEPAKEDKDVAEKKKLISELKKDTEGLIKVVNKDKAEVEDGNQYGMKDKVFKAVTDTVNNKTLDNDENKEARRLFYSSLGYDKEKIKDFANILKNIETDDTNKGTWIKDIMSAGREHLQSNFEKIIDKVEKSKDKLDKLSLVDLKEVKTKFDEIKSQREAFIKAVGSLISSYKAKTGGIDSDSEKLIKHVEREYKDLITVKIPGMKLVYDKIIGVLDTIK, from the coding sequence ATGAGAAAAAACTTATTTATATTTACATTGTTAGTTGTAGGATTAGTATCTTGTGATCTAAATTCTAAATTATTGGGTAATAAAGAAAGAAATAAAGATCTTTCAAAAGAGGTTGTAAATAGTGTTCAAGGAGATGAGGCCTACAAAGAAGTTAATATCAATGGTTTAGAAAAGGTTGTAGATGATATTCAAGGAGATGAACCAGCAAAGGAAGATAAGGATGTTGCTGAGAAGAAAAAATTAATATCTGAACTTAAAAAGGATACCGAAGGTCTTATTAAAGTAGTAAATAAGGATAAGGCTGAAGTTGAGGATGGAAATCAATATGGAATGAAGGATAAAGTATTTAAAGCAGTGACAGATACTGTTAATAATAAGACACTAGATAATGATGAGAATAAGGAAGCAAGAAGATTATTTTATTCCTCTTTGGGATACGATAAAGAGAAAATAAAAGATTTTGCAAATATTCTTAAAAATATCGAAACAGATGATACAAACAAGGGTACATGGATTAAGGATATAATGAGTGCAGGTAGAGAACATCTTCAATCTAATTTTGAGAAAATAATTGATAAAGTAGAAAAGAGTAAAGATAAACTTGATAAATTGAGTCTTGTTGATTTAAAAGAAGTTAAAACAAAGTTTGACGAAATTAAGTCACAAAGAGAAGCTTTTATAAAAGCTGTAGGTAGTCTTATTTCATCTTATAAAGCCAAGACAGGTGGTATTGATTCTGACAGTGAGAAATTAATAAAGCATGTTGAGAGAGAATATAAAGATCTCATTACAGTTAAAATTCCTGGAATGAAATTAGTATATGATAAGATTATAGGTGTTCTAGATACAATTAAGTAA